A region of the Denticeps clupeoides chromosome 12, fDenClu1.1, whole genome shotgun sequence genome:
AAAACCTTTTGAAGGCGTGACAGTGTTTTCTGtgatttataatgttttattatgatGCAGTAAAGTCTCCAGGGAGAGGTAAAAGCTGTGAAGAAGATAATgggtgaaaaaaattaatgaagaaATGGGTCAATGCATTTCTGTAGCCTGTGTGTAGCAGAATGGAACGGGAAAAACACGTTAAAATGGATAATCGGATACCTGCACTGTGCTCTCACCAAAATGGTGCAATAAGGTAGCATCTGAGTTTGTTCACAGGTTCAGAGTTCGTACGTTGCGAGAGGAACAGGAGGGAATTTCTTCCACAAGGGTCATAACTCATACATCGAGAGTATAATAGAGCCAATATTAGTGCTAACTGGAGATATTTGTCCATGTTTATCTTTTAGATAAAAAGATTGAACAACCTGATATTATATGATATATGGAGTTTGTCAGTTTTTGGAATGCTGACTCTCTATTCAGAGATTGATAGACAAATACTTCATCTTTCCAATTGGATATTTAGGTATATCTGTGGTTTATAAGAATAAGAATGTGGTCATATAAGAATGAGGTAGGACCAAATCTTGGGCATTTGGGATGAAATTTGGGATTTAATGAATGCATTGTCTTCAATTCTTTTAAACaatgtacactttttttaacaatgtacactgctcaaaaaaatacagggaacacttaaacaacacaacgCAACTCCAAGTCACTCACACTTCTGTGAactcaaactgtccacttaggaagcaacactgactgatAATCAATTTCACAGTCAAATGGAATAGATAACAGGTGGAATTATAGACTATTAGCAAATAAAGGTGTGGTTCTTCAGGTGGTGACTACAGACCACTTCTcggttcctatgctttctggctgatgtttacaacccacacaagtggctccatgagggtggtatgagggcccgacgtccacaggtgggggttgtgcttacagcccaacatcgtgcagcacgtttggcatttgccagagaactcCAAGTTTGGACAATttgccactggtgccctgttCTGTTCACAGATAAAAGCAGGTtcacacatgtgacagatgtaacagagtctggagatgccgtggagaacgttgctgctgcctgcaacatcctccagcatgaccggtttggcagtgggtcagtaatggtgtggggtgctATTCTTTGGGGAGCTGCACAGCCCTCcgtgtgctcgccagaggtagccggACTGCCACTAGGTACCgggatgagatcctcagaccccttgtgagaccatatgctggtgcaattggccctgggttcctcctaatgcaagacaatgctagacctcatgtggctagagtgtcagcagttcatgcaagacgaaggcattgatgctatggactggcccggccgttccccagacctgaattgagcacatctgggacatcatgtctcgctccattcACCAACGTTGCACctcagactgtccaggagttgcagatgctttagtcccggtctgggaggagatccctcaggagaccatcagccacctcatcaggaccatgcccaggcgttgtagggaggtcacacacgactgagcctcattttgacttgttttaaaggacattacatcaaagttggatcagcctgcagtgtgtttttccactttcattttgagtgtgactccaaatccagacctccatgggttgatacaactgatttccatcaataatttttgtgtgattttgttgtcagcacattcaactatgtaaagaacaaagtatttaataagaatatttcattcagatctaggatgttttatttttgtgttttcttatttttttagcagtgtattTGAATAGGTTTCCTCTTGCTTGTAATAATATGGGGCTATGTTcctctttatatattttacatgtgCCCTTTATTGTAGGTTGTACAATCAATGGAAAATGATACAAACATAACTTTTGTGTATCATTTGGCCACTGTTCAATGTGAAATCTTCTCACGTACCTATGAGGCTGGCCATGGAGGCTGTGTTTATGATTTTCCCATATCCCTGCTTCAGCATGATCCTCCCAGCAGCCTGAGGCGGTGACCAAAGGGGGGGAAAACAGACGCACTTCAGACACATCGCAACAATAACACAAACCCACTCGCACGTCTCTGCACAACGGACCTCACATCGAAAAAGACGTGGTCAGACAGAGTTACACCTCACACAAATATACTCCAAGATGAAAGGAATCCTAATTTGAAGTGGCTCACGCACACAAACCtgacagcaaagaaaagttccTCTAAGGTTCACGTTGAAGGTCTGGTCCCACTCGTGCAAGCTGGTCTCCTCGCTGGCTGAGTTCATGTTGATGCCTGCGTTGTTGCAGGCTATGTGAACTGCACCCCATTTGGCCACAATGCTGTCCACCATCCTCTGGACCTGGTCTGGCTCGCTGACGTCTGCAGTCAGGGCCATGCTCTGGATCCCTGCGTCAGGGAGAGAAAAGGATGTTTAAAGCATAGCTACGAATACGACTGATTTCCGCAATAAACTGAAAAGGATTGAACTCTGTGGcgtgaaatgagaaaaaaaaaataaacagcctCGTAATAGCTGAATTAGATCATAAGATAGGGAATTTGTGTCTGGATCTGAGTTCACATATATAAAGGAACCCAAACGACCAGGCATGAAATGAAAGGCTTCCTGTAGGCAGCTGCTGTCTCCCAGGCACACAAACTGTTCTCTATTTCCTTGTGCTAGAACTCCCTCTAGTGGCAATTATCCTATCATTACAATTCAACTGGCACAGCGTGGATTTAATGTTCTAGGTGAGTTCAGTCAAAACGTTAAGGAATTTTACATTCCAATTAAACCTTGAGGTTCCCTTCAATCCTGACCTTTAAGCCTCAGCTCCACAGTCACGGCCTCAGCTTTCCCTGGATCCATATCAACGATGGCCACCTTGGCACCAGCCTCACCGAGGGCATGGGCGAAGGCCCTGCCGATGCCTTGGCCTCCACCTGTCACGTAAGCAACCTTCCCATCCAGGCGCAGTCGGTCCAGAATCAACTTCCCCTTCACACCCCGGAAAACTTCATCACAGGCAACCTTGGTCTATCACATATGGTGTTTGTATCagcaaaataaatgtcaaaaatcacaaaaattgTCAATTGTGAACAAATGTAAACTAAATCTGCAATGCTGGATCCTTATGCGCAGAGCACATAATTTATTACCTGATTCAGCGTCATGGAGGAGGGGGGGAGTCTGCGTATAACAGTGAGACCATCTCTCAGTGGAATAAGAACCTGGTTAACCACAAAtcaacaagcacacacagaaaaaagtgGCAATGttggccaagcgggtaaggaagaagGCTCGTAagtgaagggttgtgggttcgaatcccaaaccaccaaggtacccTCCCAaggtacccactgctcactaggtttaatgcagaggatacgttttgttgtgtgcaccgtgttctgtgcttgctgtgcatcataatgacaaacgCAAAACCACTTTCAATACACATTTCAGCTATTTACTGATTCCCCTTGTATGGTTAATATGTGCACAACATACAACAAGGTACAAAATCTCTTCTATGGCATGTGTCTCAACATACCTGCTCAACTCTGGGATCACTGGAAACGATCCCATTAAACTCTCGCAGTGCAAGAGCGTTTTGGTCTGTCACATCCTGAAGGAAAACTCTTCCTTTGAAAAGCGTGTTGTCTACACATATAATGCCATCTAAGCGCAGCAGGTTGTTGTCAAGGATGAACTTGTAGTAGTTGACATAGTTGCATTTGTCAGCATCTATGAACACCATGTCAAACTGTTCCCCGGCCTCCGCCAGTTCCTgtaaaacaagaacaaatgtTTGGGAAACAAATGTTGACAAAAACATGTTAGTTTCCCCGATTTTACGAAGAACACGCTGGGAATAGGAGTCACCTTGATGGAATCCATGGCAGAACCAGTTTTCACTATTATCTTCTTGCCGTGCGGGGACTTGTCAAATATGGGCTGGGCGAATTCCTTCAAGTATGGTTCGACCTCACAAGCAATCAGCCTGCCGTCCTCAGGCAAAGCTTCTGCCATTGATAAGGCTCCGTAGCCTGTGAACATGCCGATCTCCAGAATCCTCCTCGCTTTGCTGAGGTGCGCCAGCATTTTCAGCACCTGGCCTGATTGAGACAAAATTCCATCCACAGCCAATGGGAACACGATGATCATGTGGTTACCACTGCACGATTATGCTGATTTGATGACATTTGATAAGAGGACTTTGAATCACATGGACTTCGAATcacaaactgccaaggtgcctctgaggtccccttgagcaagataccgtccccacatgctgctgcccactgctcgtcaaatggtgatgggttaaaagcagaggacacatttcgttgtgtcaccatgtgctgtgctgcagtgtttcacaatgacaatgacaatcattcacACTTCACTACAAAATGTGACTCTATGGAGTACAATGGAGTTTCAGTCCTCAGTTAATAACTTTCCATTACTTTCACTATTCACAAAGGTCGAATGAGATCATTAGATCTAGAAAGTAAACCTGCAGCCATCCTCTTTTGACAGCACATTATTTGTTGTGGCGTAATAAGCAACAgtaatatgtaaatgtgatgatTTGAACATTTCCCTGGTGTTCCGAGCCTTTGGTGTGCCTAATCATCTTGTTTGTTATCACCTGTATTGTGTTATAAATGTTCCTGCATGTTTCTAGTCCGTGTGTGCACATTATTTCCGTCACCCGGTccatgtgtaatgtgtatttcCGTCACCATGTGTAATGTGTTGCTATTAAATCCCTTAAATCCCAGCAAATGAAACAAAGCAAGCAGATCAGACAGATTTAAATCCACTTACACACCTTCTACGTGTCCTGTGATGCACTCCTTTGGGAGATGAAAGATGGTTTTACCCTCTCTGTGCGCCTTCTCCCAGTCATGGCTCACTGTTTTACTTTCATACAAATAAAGTAATtagcaaaattaaaaaagacatGAACAGTTCCTCGAGCACTAAACTGTGAATTGGAGGTGGGAAAAGTCACCTGTAGAGCTCGCTGAGGGGCTCACTCTCGCGATTGGTCATCTGCTCCAGGTAGTCATCTAAGCCAGCAGAGATTTCCAGGGCCTTCTGCAGGTAGCTGCGCAGCTCCTCGGGAACACTTGCATTGCCATCAGCAATCTTCTTGGCTTTGGAAAGGTATTCCACAATGAATTCAAGTGGCGTGTCGGAAACTAAAgaatatgaataaaacagagCAAGAGACAGAGTAAACatg
Encoded here:
- the LOC114800268 gene encoding uncharacterized protein LOC114800268, whose amino-acid sequence is MQAGKVSDTPLEFIVEYLSKAKKIADGNASVPEELRSYLQKALEISAGLDDYLEQMTNRESEPLSELYSKTVSHDWEKAHREGKTIFHLPKECITGHVEGQVLKMLAHLSKARRILEIGMFTGYGALSMAEALPEDGRLIACEVEPYLKEFAQPIFDKSPHGKKIIVKTGSAMDSIKELAEAGEQFDMVFIDADKCNYVNYYKFILDNNLLRLDGIICVDNTLFKGRVFLQDVTDQNALALREFNGIVSSDPRVEQVLIPLRDGLTVIRRLPPSSMTLNQTKVACDEVFRGVKGKLILDRLRLDGKVAYVTGGGQGIGRAFAHALGEAGAKVAIVDMDPGKAEAVTVELRLKGIQSMALTADVSEPDQVQRMVDSIVAKWGAVHIACNNAGINMNSASEETSLHEWDQTFNVNLRGTFLCCQAAGRIMLKQGYGKIINTASMASLIVPHPQKQLAYNTSKAGVVKLTQTLGTEWIDRGVRVNCISPGIVDTPLIHSESLQPLVQRWLSDIPAGRLAHVTDLQAAVVYLASDASDYMTGHNLVIEGGQSLW